A genomic segment from Candidatus Hydrogenedentota bacterium encodes:
- a CDS encoding SUMF1/EgtB/PvdO family nonheme iron enzyme, with the protein MNVKQFYDELREQGLSAELRDFERAVAQAMNLKVRPDDSLEVPGNVQQEVRGVFGMPTANVNYSQEDDEEPRTFQAARASATPEWRRSPSGPQLPGPEDETDRRRLEIKSWEQILKETRRRRNESYIGVLGMRNSGKSAYFYVVGNELISEVRIGEWECGLTSTEYGMFLNEVHKRMPRWEKTRLDESVDFPLFALSRGSSLLSLLPRGDRILRKSVYFDSFDCSGEMWRIAFSPGAEVDIHVQREADVVNKVREKAALCSGFVVLVDAELARQGKEQEQLKHDEQLVWNYVFSRLAWLDSNGDRAGTHIGRPVAVALNKADLFADAFQVRLDSTGNRHSGEDSPRLRSLRDILFDLTGTNPDAQAEARETLANAQIRRQLSEQSEVFIQRHFPQLYDQIDKRCDNKHYSLMSCWGRDVEKVYNGEGMHIGTNILSPHRSFGIEEPLLWIVRAIQKRRHTEDIGKRTRRFVAAVVALAVLFAGALLTTSWAAGKAAENDRPEIGEVLLSASEYNPISRGLNWFNGQPDHALYLNAQSTIAEAYFARHRGHGESGDWASAERDVREALRVIGEVPDRQEHVERYGSALVACLLGLARQAAEGGDAETRFARLSTAVQDARACAVSPDEALDEMRGALVERYTEGLLDREADSPHAAFFTGRERLRNVDAGTSQERAFETACASAFCGKFDELCIAGDCSNASYLTSHMDTSPFGTALTAERRQAMYEALVRAFEKQGESARTSGLLADSEKAFDQGVRAAREYDVDPASALRGLAESYMLELRLLIETQGVPAADERMNTAKAHLAELQASDDVQSHFLGQWSCAKACGLLRQQACTEAVESFRMAATLLPLDVVAADAVPGLIAAAQAVTDVKQYDTRDFLLRSATEFAGPADAERIADLRVSGLIEQSEYQLRAGDPKKATGYLNTALELRSGDARAQALLEHASRAGGMVFIAAGGTGFYLDRTEVSNEAYQRFLKHAPEGVLNPVGCAAGDYEIFSRETTAPVVFVSCAEAQAYARYMGKRLPTAAEWEAAWGTRTYPWGNTFPESGVNTRESVLGAAAPPDSSQCRADVSSQGVRNLAGNVAEWTSTVSGGGYVVKGGTWLDGEQFARRDHRMEKDANARERSIGFRCALDAVP; encoded by the coding sequence ATGAACGTAAAACAATTCTACGACGAGCTACGCGAGCAGGGGCTGAGCGCCGAACTGCGCGATTTCGAACGTGCGGTCGCGCAGGCCATGAACCTGAAAGTCCGCCCCGATGATTCGCTGGAGGTGCCCGGAAATGTCCAGCAGGAAGTCCGCGGCGTCTTCGGCATGCCGACAGCCAACGTGAACTACTCTCAAGAAGACGATGAGGAGCCGCGAACGTTTCAGGCTGCCCGCGCATCCGCAACACCCGAATGGCGCCGTTCTCCGTCGGGGCCGCAACTGCCCGGACCCGAGGACGAGACAGATCGGCGGAGACTCGAGATAAAGAGCTGGGAACAGATACTCAAGGAGACGCGGCGGCGGCGGAATGAGTCCTATATCGGCGTGCTGGGCATGCGCAATTCCGGCAAATCGGCGTATTTCTACGTTGTCGGCAACGAACTCATCTCCGAGGTGCGCATCGGCGAATGGGAATGCGGACTCACAAGCACCGAATACGGCATGTTCCTGAATGAGGTTCACAAGCGCATGCCGCGATGGGAGAAAACGCGGCTGGACGAGAGCGTGGATTTCCCGCTCTTCGCGCTTTCGAGGGGCTCGTCTCTCTTGTCATTATTGCCACGCGGCGACCGCATCCTGCGCAAATCGGTGTATTTCGATTCCTTCGACTGTTCCGGCGAAATGTGGCGTATCGCTTTTTCGCCGGGCGCCGAGGTGGACATTCACGTTCAACGCGAGGCCGACGTCGTGAACAAGGTCCGGGAAAAGGCCGCGCTGTGCTCCGGCTTTGTCGTGCTCGTGGACGCTGAACTGGCTCGTCAAGGCAAGGAACAGGAACAGTTGAAACATGACGAGCAACTCGTCTGGAACTACGTGTTCAGCCGCCTGGCTTGGCTGGATAGCAATGGAGACCGGGCCGGCACGCATATCGGTCGCCCCGTGGCGGTCGCCTTGAACAAGGCCGACCTCTTCGCGGACGCGTTCCAGGTGCGCCTGGATTCCACCGGAAACCGGCATTCCGGGGAAGATTCGCCCCGTTTGCGGTCCCTCCGGGATATTCTCTTCGACCTGACGGGCACGAACCCGGACGCACAAGCCGAAGCGAGAGAAACGCTGGCAAATGCTCAGATTCGCCGGCAGTTGTCCGAGCAGTCGGAAGTCTTCATCCAGCGCCATTTCCCCCAGCTCTACGACCAGATCGACAAGCGCTGCGACAACAAACACTACTCTCTCATGAGTTGCTGGGGTCGCGATGTCGAGAAGGTCTACAACGGCGAAGGCATGCACATCGGGACCAACATCCTGTCTCCGCACCGCTCTTTCGGAATAGAGGAGCCGCTGCTCTGGATTGTGAGAGCGATACAAAAGCGGCGTCATACCGAGGACATAGGCAAAAGGACGAGGCGGTTCGTCGCCGCGGTGGTGGCCTTGGCAGTCCTTTTCGCCGGAGCGCTGCTTACCACGTCGTGGGCTGCGGGCAAGGCCGCGGAAAATGACCGCCCGGAAATCGGGGAGGTGTTGTTGTCCGCTTCCGAATACAACCCGATTTCCCGCGGCCTCAATTGGTTCAACGGCCAGCCGGACCATGCCCTCTATCTGAACGCGCAGAGCACGATCGCGGAGGCCTATTTCGCCCGCCACCGGGGCCATGGCGAAAGCGGTGACTGGGCCTCCGCCGAGCGCGACGTCCGCGAGGCGCTGCGCGTCATAGGTGAAGTCCCGGACAGGCAGGAGCACGTGGAACGCTACGGGTCCGCGCTGGTGGCGTGCCTCCTGGGCCTGGCCCGGCAGGCGGCGGAAGGCGGAGACGCGGAAACGCGGTTTGCGCGCTTAAGCACGGCCGTACAGGACGCGCGCGCTTGCGCTGTTTCGCCCGATGAAGCCCTGGACGAAATGCGCGGCGCGTTGGTCGAGCGCTACACGGAAGGGTTGCTCGACCGGGAAGCGGATAGTCCGCACGCGGCCTTTTTCACGGGCCGTGAACGCCTGCGCAACGTGGACGCCGGGACCTCCCAGGAACGCGCCTTCGAGACGGCCTGCGCGAGCGCGTTTTGCGGCAAGTTCGACGAACTGTGCATCGCCGGTGATTGCTCCAACGCCAGCTATCTTACCTCGCACATGGACACGTCGCCGTTCGGCACGGCGTTGACCGCGGAACGGCGCCAAGCCATGTACGAGGCGCTCGTGCGAGCGTTTGAGAAACAGGGCGAGTCGGCGCGGACTTCGGGCCTGCTGGCGGACAGCGAGAAAGCTTTTGACCAAGGTGTTCGTGCCGCGCGCGAATACGACGTGGACCCAGCATCGGCGTTGCGGGGCCTCGCGGAGTCGTACATGCTCGAGTTGCGCCTGTTGATTGAGACGCAGGGTGTGCCGGCCGCCGACGAGCGCATGAACACGGCAAAGGCGCATCTCGCCGAATTGCAGGCCTCTGACGATGTGCAGTCCCATTTCCTGGGCCAGTGGTCGTGCGCGAAGGCGTGCGGCTTGCTCCGCCAGCAGGCCTGCACGGAGGCCGTCGAGAGCTTCCGCATGGCGGCCACCCTGCTCCCACTCGACGTGGTGGCCGCTGACGCCGTGCCCGGCCTGATTGCTGCCGCGCAGGCGGTCACGGATGTCAAGCAGTACGATACGCGCGACTTCCTGCTGCGCTCCGCGACCGAATTCGCGGGACCGGCCGACGCCGAGCGCATTGCGGACCTGCGCGTCTCGGGCCTGATTGAGCAAAGCGAGTATCAACTGCGCGCCGGCGACCCCAAAAAGGCCACCGGCTATCTTAACACCGCCCTCGAACTTCGGTCCGGCGACGCGCGTGCGCAGGCGTTGCTGGAGCATGCGTCCAGGGCCGGCGGCATGGTTTTCATTGCCGCGGGCGGCACCGGTTTCTACCTGGACCGCACCGAAGTCAGCAATGAGGCGTATCAACGGTTTCTCAAGCATGCCCCGGAAGGCGTGCTGAACCCCGTCGGCTGTGCCGCGGGTGACTACGAAATCTTCAGCAGGGAAACGACGGCGCCTGTCGTGTTCGTCTCGTGCGCGGAAGCGCAAGCCTACGCCCGCTACATGGGCAAGCGGCTACCCACCGCGGCAGAGTGGGAGGCGGCGTGGGGAACCAGGACTTACCCTTGGGGCAATACCTTCCCCGAGAGCGGAGTCAACACACGCGAAAGCGTTTTGGGTGCCGCCGCGCCGCCCGATTCCAGTCAATGCCGTGCCGACGTCTCGAGTCAGGGCGTCCGCAACCTCGCGGGCAACGTGGCGGAATGGACCTCCACCGTGTCCGGCGGCGGATATGTGGTCAAGGGCGGGACATGGCTCGACGGCGAGCAATTCGCCCGGAGGGACCACCGTATGGAGAAAGACGCGAACGCGCGCGAGCGCAGTATCGGCTTCCGTTGTGCGCTGGATGCCGTTCCTTGA
- a CDS encoding alpha-galactosidase, with product MVSVLLETMCAAALSVPLADTCSRDWLVDPEGWTARIEETEDRNVVTLTNGLISRSFATRPNFATTGFQNLMTGASILRGVKPEAAISVEGRRFEVGGLKGQPDYAYLDPAWIGALTSDPGAFQLEGWEQGAPQTPYFWEHARHAPDAAWPPRGVTLTARFRAPEGLLEGIRVVVTYALYDGLPVLVKWVTVTNAGTAEVLIGELEGEILAVTEQERHRLHVESNFAFAGMDTTFWGPDSEYVTQVDYEYQSPVLLTSKYPMGPGVALKPGASFESFRTYVLAHDSDDRERRGLARRRMYRVLAPQVTENPILMHVRDSSSRAVRRAVDQCADTGFEMVICTFWSGFDIESEDPDYIARIKADVEYAHEKGVELGGYTLMCASRDAGPEFNCISPETGLPGSKFGQSACLASAWADGYFDRVLRFIDATGLEAIETDGPYHGDVCAATGHAHHRGLEDSQVAQWQACVRFYHELRKRGVYIHTPDWYYLNGSNRCA from the coding sequence ATGGTCTCTGTACTTCTTGAGACGATGTGTGCAGCGGCGCTTTCTGTCCCCTTGGCGGATACCTGTTCCCGTGACTGGCTGGTTGACCCCGAAGGCTGGACCGCGCGCATCGAGGAGACGGAGGATCGGAACGTGGTCACGCTGACCAACGGACTTATCAGCCGCTCTTTCGCTACGCGACCCAATTTTGCGACGACCGGGTTTCAAAACCTCATGACAGGGGCATCGATTTTACGCGGCGTGAAACCCGAGGCCGCGATATCCGTAGAAGGGCGGCGATTCGAAGTGGGAGGACTGAAGGGACAACCCGACTACGCTTATCTCGACCCTGCCTGGATCGGCGCGCTCACGAGCGATCCCGGCGCTTTCCAGCTTGAAGGCTGGGAGCAAGGAGCGCCGCAAACGCCGTATTTCTGGGAGCACGCGCGCCACGCGCCCGATGCGGCATGGCCCCCGCGGGGCGTCACGCTTACGGCGCGCTTTCGAGCGCCGGAGGGACTGCTTGAGGGCATCCGGGTTGTCGTCACCTACGCGTTGTACGACGGCCTGCCGGTTCTGGTGAAGTGGGTTACGGTGACCAACGCAGGAACGGCGGAGGTGCTGATCGGCGAATTGGAAGGCGAGATACTGGCGGTGACGGAACAGGAGCGGCATCGGCTGCATGTTGAAAGCAATTTCGCGTTTGCCGGAATGGATACGACGTTTTGGGGTCCGGACAGCGAGTATGTGACGCAGGTCGATTACGAATACCAGTCGCCGGTCTTGCTTACGAGCAAGTACCCGATGGGACCGGGCGTCGCACTGAAACCGGGGGCGTCGTTCGAGTCGTTCCGGACCTATGTGCTCGCACACGACAGCGACGACCGCGAGCGGCGGGGTCTCGCGCGGCGGCGCATGTACCGGGTGCTAGCCCCGCAAGTTACGGAAAACCCGATTCTGATGCATGTACGGGATTCTTCTTCGAGGGCCGTCCGGCGGGCCGTGGACCAATGCGCGGATACAGGATTCGAGATGGTTATCTGCACCTTTTGGAGCGGCTTCGACATTGAAAGCGAAGACCCGGACTACATCGCGCGCATCAAAGCAGACGTGGAGTACGCGCACGAAAAAGGCGTCGAATTGGGCGGCTACACGCTGATGTGCGCTTCGCGCGACGCGGGGCCGGAATTCAATTGCATATCGCCCGAGACAGGACTGCCCGGCAGCAAGTTCGGCCAGAGCGCCTGCCTCGCCAGCGCCTGGGCCGACGGCTATTTCGACCGGGTGCTGCGTTTCATCGACGCGACGGGATTGGAGGCAATCGAGACGGACGGCCCGTATCACGGCGACGTGTGCGCCGCGACCGGGCACGCTCATCACCGTGGGCTTGAAGACTCGCAGGTGGCCCAGTGGCAGGCGTGCGTGCGGTTCTACCACGAACTGCGCAAACGCGGCGTGTATATTCACACGCCGGACTGGTACTACCTGAACGGAAGCAACCGTTGCGCCA
- a CDS encoding beta-galactosidase trimerization domain-containing protein: MRFRQIHLDFHTSEHILGIGSAFDPVEFADTLSRAHVNSVTCFARCHHGYLYYNTQRFPERRHPHLTRNLLHEQIEACHRRGIRVPIYITVQWDRFTAEAHADWLIQSADGRIAGTPPYEPGFYRRLCLNSPYVDFLKAVTREVLETFPADGLFFDIVDAQDCSCTHCWRAMAGAHLNPDCEDERKAFGRGVLHRFQRDMTAFVRRFNNDCAIFYNAGHIGPRHRPIADTYTHFEIESLPSGGWGYMHFPLAARYARTLGLDCLGMTGKFHTSWGDFHSFKNRAALEFECFNMLALNAKCSIGDQLHPDGRICSTTYELIGRVYAAVSTKEPWCTGARPVTEIAVLTPEEFREAGQPEAALGAVRMLQEARHQFDVVDSEADFSAYSVLLLPDAIPVNDGLARKLHGYLKQGGAMIASHRSGLDPMGRRFACDAFGVEPVGEAPFSPDFLIPRRPLAQGLPEDAHVMYMRGLEVRPLPDTEVLADVAVPYFNRTFEHFCSHRHTPSSREVRYPGIVRRNRVIYFAHPVFTQYHANAPLWCKRLVLNALGLLLPDPLLRVEGPSTLLAAINAQPAQNRWVAHLLHYIPERRGRDFDVIEDVIPLYGVEVSVRAPQAVAEVRCVPDGQPLVFTQSESHVRFTVPEVAGHCMLSLQFK; this comes from the coding sequence ATGCGCTTTCGACAGATACACCTTGATTTCCATACCAGTGAACATATTTTGGGGATAGGCTCGGCCTTTGACCCCGTGGAATTCGCCGATACGCTGTCCCGGGCGCACGTCAACTCCGTAACCTGCTTCGCCCGATGTCATCACGGCTACCTCTACTACAACACGCAGCGGTTTCCCGAACGGCGACACCCGCACCTGACGCGCAATCTGCTCCACGAGCAAATTGAGGCTTGCCACAGGCGCGGCATCCGCGTCCCGATTTACATCACGGTGCAATGGGACCGATTCACGGCGGAAGCGCACGCGGATTGGCTGATTCAAAGTGCGGACGGACGGATAGCGGGTACCCCGCCATATGAGCCGGGTTTTTACCGGCGGCTCTGCCTCAACTCGCCTTACGTCGATTTTCTAAAGGCCGTCACGCGTGAAGTACTTGAAACGTTCCCGGCGGACGGTCTGTTTTTCGACATTGTAGATGCCCAGGATTGTTCGTGCACGCATTGCTGGCGGGCGATGGCGGGGGCCCACTTGAACCCAGACTGCGAGGACGAACGGAAAGCGTTCGGGCGCGGGGTGCTGCATCGCTTTCAGCGCGATATGACCGCGTTTGTGCGACGGTTCAACAATGACTGCGCCATCTTCTATAACGCGGGGCACATCGGGCCGCGGCACCGGCCCATCGCGGACACGTACACCCATTTCGAGATCGAATCGCTGCCAAGCGGCGGTTGGGGATACATGCATTTCCCGTTGGCGGCGCGGTATGCGCGCACGCTTGGTCTGGACTGCCTCGGCATGACCGGCAAATTCCATACGTCCTGGGGCGACTTCCATTCGTTCAAGAACCGGGCCGCGCTCGAATTCGAATGCTTCAATATGCTTGCGCTGAACGCCAAATGTTCGATTGGCGACCAGCTGCACCCGGATGGGCGCATCTGCTCGACGACGTACGAGCTGATAGGCCGTGTCTATGCCGCCGTCTCGACCAAAGAACCGTGGTGCACCGGTGCGAGGCCGGTCACGGAGATTGCGGTGCTGACGCCGGAGGAGTTCCGCGAGGCCGGACAACCGGAGGCGGCCCTCGGCGCGGTGCGGATGCTCCAGGAGGCCAGACACCAGTTCGACGTGGTCGATTCGGAGGCGGATTTCTCGGCCTACTCCGTGCTGCTATTGCCGGATGCCATTCCCGTGAACGACGGTCTGGCGCGAAAACTGCATGGTTATCTGAAACAAGGCGGCGCCATGATTGCTTCGCATCGGTCAGGCCTGGATCCGATGGGAAGACGGTTCGCATGCGATGCATTCGGCGTCGAGCCGGTTGGCGAAGCCCCATTCAGCCCGGATTTTCTGATTCCGCGCAGGCCGCTCGCGCAAGGACTGCCCGAAGACGCGCACGTCATGTATATGCGCGGACTGGAGGTGCGCCCGCTTCCGGATACGGAGGTGCTGGCGGACGTCGCAGTGCCGTACTTCAACAGGACGTTCGAACATTTCTGTTCACACCGGCATACGCCGTCCTCGCGCGAGGTGCGTTATCCGGGAATCGTGCGCCGGAACCGCGTAATCTACTTTGCGCATCCTGTGTTCACGCAATATCACGCAAACGCGCCGTTGTGGTGCAAGCGGCTGGTTCTGAACGCGCTGGGACTGCTGCTGCCCGACCCGTTGCTGCGCGTGGAGGGGCCTTCGACGCTGCTTGCCGCGATTAACGCCCAACCCGCGCAAAACCGCTGGGTGGCGCACCTGCTGCACTACATTCCCGAACGGCGCGGAAGAGACTTCGACGTGATTGAGGACGTGATTCCGCTCTACGGCGTGGAAGTATCGGTGCGGGCGCCACAAGCGGTCGCGGAAGTGCGCTGCGTTCCAGACGGACAGCCGCTCGTGTTCACGCAATCCGAGAGTCATGTGCGCTTCACGGTCCCGGAGGTCGCGGGGCATTGCATGTTAAGTCTGCAGTTTAAATGA